The Flavobacterium marginilacus genome window below encodes:
- a CDS encoding L-rhamnose mutarotase yields the protein MILKQKNRLFLVFFLIGMMFTANAAEIWVSVSGKDSNIGTKDSPLATVHMAVRKARELRRLKDASIKDGIHIIIMDGTYNLNEPLFIRPEDSGTAESPTTIEAAANAKPIFSGGLEIKNWKKSAIAINGLKAETVWVADAPKQAGEILNYRQLWVNDIKAVRAKSTAGNKMDRILSWDAASETCWIPFKDKSVKFEPGMEMFIVQWWAIANLRIKNIEIRKDSARLSFEKPESRIQSEHPWPAPWISKNNGNSAFYLNNGMSMLNEAGEWYLDRKNAKIYYIPRTGENMVSAKVTVPVLENLVEVKGTIDSPVSYFKFKRISFQYSNWLRPSQQGHVPLQAGMYLLDAYKLKIPGTPNQANLENQAWVGRPRAAVEANYTNNIVFEGCSFEHLSSTGLDFNKGTNHNRIQGNLFKDIGGNGMSLGVFSEESFEAHLPLNVKDEREVCSDELIADNLITNVANEDWGCLGIAAGFVKNLTIEHNEISDVAYSGISMGWGWTHTANVMRNNKIIGNKIHHYAKHLHDVAGIYTLSSQADSRIEENYIDKVYFSPYAHDPFLWLYMYTDEGSQHFTIQNNWIPIQKILKNNNGPEGNIWKDNYAFVNPKIKENAGIRKPYADLTKQVVVDEAWGLQEMPKAVVVEIVGTDLDIEKIKSTIKGFRIVGEELYQWQNHLVIYGLMNQPERVKKKLALAFPKLEIKVYENPVYDFQKFERCKDSNPVSEWENIILTANLVDDPKMQKEYVDYHATQFEKWPEIAKGFCNADFQQLQVFKNGRQLMLIISIPKGESLDKLNPKTTENNPRVNDWNNLMKKYQTGIEGTKPDETWIFLNKIK from the coding sequence ATGATTTTAAAGCAAAAAAATAGACTTTTTTTGGTTTTTTTCCTGATTGGAATGATGTTTACTGCCAATGCTGCCGAAATTTGGGTGTCAGTTTCAGGTAAGGATAGTAACATTGGAACCAAAGATAGTCCGCTGGCAACTGTACATATGGCCGTAAGAAAAGCCAGAGAATTACGCCGATTAAAAGATGCTTCCATAAAAGATGGTATTCATATTATAATTATGGATGGAACCTATAATTTAAATGAACCTTTATTTATAAGACCCGAGGATTCAGGAACTGCCGAAAGTCCAACTACAATTGAAGCGGCTGCCAATGCAAAACCTATTTTTAGCGGTGGATTGGAAATCAAAAACTGGAAAAAATCTGCAATCGCTATAAACGGCTTAAAAGCAGAAACAGTTTGGGTAGCTGATGCGCCTAAGCAGGCAGGAGAAATATTGAATTACAGACAGCTTTGGGTAAATGATATAAAAGCTGTTAGAGCCAAAAGCACTGCTGGAAACAAAATGGACCGCATTCTCTCTTGGGATGCTGCATCAGAAACCTGCTGGATTCCTTTCAAAGACAAATCGGTTAAGTTCGAGCCCGGTATGGAAATGTTTATTGTGCAATGGTGGGCTATCGCCAATCTGAGAATCAAAAATATCGAAATACGAAAAGACAGCGCCAGACTTTCATTTGAAAAACCTGAAAGCCGTATTCAGAGTGAGCACCCTTGGCCAGCACCTTGGATTTCTAAAAATAACGGTAACTCTGCATTCTATTTAAACAACGGAATGTCAATGTTGAACGAAGCTGGAGAATGGTATTTGGATAGAAAAAATGCTAAGATTTATTACATTCCAAGAACAGGCGAGAATATGGTTTCTGCAAAAGTTACGGTGCCAGTTTTAGAAAATTTGGTGGAGGTAAAAGGAACTATAGATTCGCCGGTAAGTTATTTTAAATTTAAAAGAATTTCATTTCAATACAGCAATTGGCTGCGTCCGTCACAACAAGGGCATGTTCCTTTGCAGGCTGGAATGTATTTGCTGGATGCCTATAAATTGAAAATACCTGGAACGCCAAATCAGGCAAATTTAGAAAATCAGGCTTGGGTTGGGAGACCAAGAGCGGCAGTTGAGGCGAATTACACTAATAACATAGTGTTTGAAGGCTGTAGTTTTGAGCATTTGTCTTCTACAGGTTTGGATTTTAATAAGGGAACGAATCACAATAGAATACAGGGAAATCTTTTCAAGGACATTGGTGGAAACGGAATGAGCTTGGGTGTTTTTTCTGAAGAGTCTTTTGAAGCGCATTTACCATTAAATGTAAAAGATGAAAGAGAAGTTTGTTCAGATGAACTGATTGCGGATAATTTGATTACCAATGTAGCCAATGAAGATTGGGGATGTTTAGGAATTGCTGCCGGTTTTGTCAAAAATCTGACTATCGAACACAATGAGATTTCGGATGTTGCCTACAGCGGCATTTCGATGGGCTGGGGTTGGACACACACAGCAAATGTGATGCGAAACAATAAAATTATTGGCAATAAAATTCATCATTATGCCAAACATTTGCACGATGTAGCTGGTATTTATACACTTTCTTCTCAGGCAGATAGTAGAATTGAAGAGAATTATATAGACAAAGTATATTTTAGTCCTTATGCTCACGATCCGTTTTTGTGGTTATACATGTACACGGACGAAGGTTCACAACATTTTACAATACAAAACAACTGGATTCCAATTCAAAAAATATTAAAAAACAACAATGGTCCTGAAGGGAATATTTGGAAAGACAATTATGCATTTGTAAATCCAAAAATTAAGGAAAATGCAGGAATCAGAAAGCCTTATGCTGATTTAACGAAGCAAGTTGTTGTTGATGAAGCTTGGGGCTTGCAGGAAATGCCAAAAGCTGTGGTGGTTGAAATAGTTGGAACCGATTTGGATATAGAAAAAATAAAATCAACCATAAAAGGTTTCCGAATTGTAGGTGAAGAATTGTACCAATGGCAAAATCATTTGGTGATTTACGGACTAATGAATCAGCCGGAAAGAGTGAAAAAGAAACTGGCTTTGGCTTTTCCAAAATTAGAAATAAAGGTATACGAAAATCCTGTTTATGATTTCCAGAAATTCGAAAGATGCAAGGATTCAAATCCTGTATCAGAATGGGAAAATATAATTTTGACAGCTAATTTGGTTGATGATCCCAAAATGCAAAAAGAATATGTTGATTATCATGCCACTCAATTTGAAAAGTGGCCTGAAATTGCAAAAGGTTTTTGTAATGCCGATTTTCAGCAGTTACAGGTTTTCAAAAATGGAAGACAATTAATGCTGATTATCAGTATTCCGAAAGGAGAAAGCTTGGATAAACTGAATCCAAAAACAACCGAAAATAATCCCCGTGTCAACGATTGGAATAATTTGATGAAAAAATATCAAACAGGAATTGAAGGTACAAAACCTGATGAAACGTGGATTTTTTTGAATAAAATAAAATAA
- a CDS encoding helix-turn-helix domain-containing protein: MDNLNSNSIQKNSAGNSGVWWHEKNPGPLINIPFIKQFGSMRFTKVQMDENMRPHLNDGIEIHFVTSGKYDWVVEGNQIELLPGNLSVTAPWHWNGSPSGKMDIGYIDWIILKPLEYNQKKKLNLGNWSKLSKSIQEKLGDLIADNRNVVVEKAKTFEKYFTEIRRELANQEEGFEIMVGNILENLLIDLYRQLSSMVLKTDEETNFIEKFTKTVSDDISKKWNIDDLAHKFGMGKTKFTYEVKRLTGYPPNSYIINLKIEKAIELILNPKNKSMSDIAYSCGFSSLQHFTSSFLQRTGTTPGRYRNQEIKDN; the protein is encoded by the coding sequence ATGGATAATTTAAATTCAAACAGCATCCAAAAAAATAGCGCTGGAAATTCTGGAGTCTGGTGGCATGAAAAAAATCCTGGGCCATTAATAAATATACCTTTCATCAAACAATTCGGCAGTATGCGCTTTACCAAAGTGCAGATGGACGAAAATATGCGGCCACACCTGAATGACGGAATTGAAATTCATTTTGTAACCAGCGGAAAATACGATTGGGTTGTTGAAGGTAATCAAATTGAATTACTGCCTGGCAATTTATCTGTTACGGCACCTTGGCATTGGAACGGAAGCCCAAGCGGCAAAATGGATATTGGATATATCGACTGGATTATATTAAAACCTTTGGAATACAATCAAAAAAAGAAATTAAACTTAGGAAACTGGTCAAAATTATCCAAAAGCATTCAGGAAAAGCTAGGTGATTTGATTGCTGACAACAGAAATGTGGTTGTAGAAAAAGCCAAAACCTTTGAAAAATATTTCACTGAAATTCGCAGGGAGCTGGCCAATCAGGAAGAAGGTTTTGAAATTATGGTCGGTAATATTTTAGAGAATTTACTAATCGATTTATACAGACAGCTTTCGAGCATGGTCCTGAAAACTGATGAAGAAACCAATTTTATAGAAAAATTCACTAAAACCGTCTCTGATGACATCAGCAAAAAATGGAATATTGACGATCTGGCGCATAAATTTGGAATGGGAAAAACAAAATTTACCTATGAAGTAAAAAGACTAACCGGATACCCTCCAAACAGCTACATCATTAATCTAAAAATCGAAAAAGCTATTGAACTAATCTTAAATCCTAAAAATAAATCGATGTCGGATATTGCTTATTCCTGCGGTTTTTCATCGTTACAGCATTTTACTTCTTCTTTTTTGCAAAGAACGGGAACCACTCCAGGCCGTTATAGAAATCAAGAAATTAAAGACAATTAA
- a CDS encoding amidohydrolase family protein, producing the protein MNKRIDSHQHFWKFDPIRDSWIDDSMQKIQRDFLPEDLLPLLTENKFQGCVAVEAHQSEEQTNFLADLASKNDFIKGIVGWVDLRSENISERLNHFSNNKIIKGFRHVVQAEADDFMLRNDFRNGIATLKEFNFTYDILIFHRQLPAAIDLVTRFPEQKFVIDHIAKPNIKSGEIASWEKDIKEIAKFDNVSCKVSGMVTEADWNNWKSQDLKPYLDVIFENFSTDKLMFGSDWPVCNVAADYAAVVNTLENYIAQFSIQEQNKIWFENAEAFYKLEI; encoded by the coding sequence ATGAACAAACGAATTGATTCTCATCAGCATTTTTGGAAATTCGATCCCATTAGAGACAGCTGGATTGATGATTCGATGCAGAAAATTCAAAGGGATTTTCTGCCGGAAGATTTACTGCCTTTGCTGACCGAAAATAAATTTCAGGGCTGTGTAGCTGTTGAAGCACATCAATCGGAAGAACAGACTAATTTTTTAGCGGATCTGGCTTCTAAAAATGATTTTATTAAAGGTATTGTCGGCTGGGTAGATTTACGCAGTGAAAATATAAGTGAAAGACTGAATCATTTTTCAAATAATAAAATCATCAAAGGTTTCCGTCACGTAGTACAGGCCGAAGCTGATGATTTTATGCTGCGAAATGATTTCAGAAATGGAATCGCTACATTAAAGGAATTTAATTTTACTTATGATATTCTAATTTTTCATCGGCAGTTACCGGCCGCAATCGATTTGGTAACACGTTTTCCGGAACAAAAATTTGTCATCGATCATATTGCAAAACCGAATATCAAATCGGGCGAAATTGCTTCTTGGGAAAAAGATATCAAAGAGATTGCAAAATTTGATAATGTAAGCTGTAAAGTTTCTGGAATGGTTACAGAAGCCGATTGGAACAATTGGAAATCACAGGATTTAAAACCTTATCTAGATGTGATTTTTGAAAATTTTTCGACAGATAAATTGATGTTCGGTTCTGATTGGCCGGTTTGTAATGTGGCAGCGGATTATGCAGCAGTTGTAAATACTTTAGAAAATTATATCGCTCAATTTTCCATTCAGGAGCAGAATAAGATTTGGTTTGAAAACGCAGAGGCATTTTATAAATTGGAAATCTAA
- a CDS encoding SDR family oxidoreductase, whose amino-acid sequence MDLHLKGKIIVVSGSAGKEGSIGETIINRLADEGAIPVLVDRNSRGFGYAEALQQKGIDSLFVQTDVTNPEAMENAVKKIAEKYGRIDAVINNVGVNDGAGLDATYEEFMDSLKLNVVSYFLLVKFALPYLKESKGNILNIGSKVALTGQGGTSGYAAAKGGVLGLTREWAVDLIQFGIRSNAIIIAECYTPAYEDWIKTVPDGEAVLKKINKSIPFEGRMTKTEEIADAVLFTISDRSSHTTGQFVFVEGGYVHLDRALISDVN is encoded by the coding sequence ATGGATTTACATTTAAAAGGAAAAATCATAGTAGTATCAGGTTCCGCCGGAAAAGAAGGCAGTATTGGTGAAACCATCATCAACCGCCTTGCTGATGAAGGTGCTATTCCGGTTCTTGTAGACAGAAACAGCAGAGGTTTTGGTTATGCCGAAGCTTTGCAACAAAAAGGAATTGATTCTTTATTTGTGCAGACGGATGTTACCAATCCTGAGGCGATGGAAAATGCAGTAAAAAAGATTGCCGAAAAATACGGCAGAATTGATGCTGTTATCAATAATGTAGGAGTTAACGACGGAGCAGGATTAGATGCTACTTATGAAGAATTTATGGATTCTTTAAAATTGAATGTAGTGAGTTACTTCCTGCTGGTAAAATTTGCGCTTCCTTATTTGAAAGAATCAAAAGGAAATATTCTGAATATTGGTTCAAAAGTAGCTTTGACAGGACAGGGCGGTACTTCCGGTTATGCTGCCGCAAAAGGAGGGGTACTTGGATTAACCAGAGAATGGGCTGTAGATTTGATTCAGTTTGGTATTCGTTCCAATGCGATAATTATAGCTGAATGTTACACACCAGCATACGAAGACTGGATCAAAACGGTACCAGATGGTGAAGCAGTTTTGAAAAAAATCAATAAAAGTATACCATTTGAGGGAAGAATGACTAAAACTGAAGAAATCGCCGATGCAGTTTTGTTTACTATTTCCGACCGTTCTTCTCACACTACAGGGCAGTTTGTTTTTGTTGAAGGCGGTTATGTGCATTTGGATCGTGCTTTAATTAGCGATGTAAATTAA
- a CDS encoding zinc-binding alcohol dehydrogenase family protein, whose product MKYIVCEKPKEFLLKEKPMPEPKEGEVLLKIKRIGVCGTDIHAFGGTQPYFEYPRILGHELAAEYIKGNAKGFEPGDKVTFIPYFSCGKCVACRNGLTNCCANIKVFGVHIDGGMAEYVTVPEQYLLHGQGLDYDELALIEPLAIAAHGVRRAAVKATDTVLVMGAGPIGLGLIQFAKIAGAKVIVMDINEYRLNFCKEALQADETINPLHDDVAAKLAELTNGDMANVVIDATGNQKVMNSAFNYISHGGRFVLVGLQKGELSFSHPDFHKRESTLMSSRNATIEDFEYVMQCLKEGKIDPKKYITHRADFTDMIGEFEKWIDPKNNTIKAIIELN is encoded by the coding sequence ATGAAATATATTGTTTGCGAAAAACCGAAAGAGTTTCTGCTGAAAGAGAAACCAATGCCGGAACCAAAAGAAGGCGAAGTTCTTTTGAAAATTAAAAGAATAGGGGTCTGCGGAACCGATATACATGCTTTTGGAGGAACACAGCCTTATTTTGAATATCCAAGAATTCTGGGGCATGAACTTGCTGCAGAATATATAAAAGGAAATGCAAAAGGTTTTGAACCGGGAGACAAAGTAACTTTTATTCCTTATTTCAGCTGCGGAAAATGCGTTGCCTGCAGAAACGGTTTGACAAACTGCTGTGCAAATATCAAAGTTTTTGGTGTGCATATAGATGGCGGAATGGCAGAATATGTGACTGTTCCTGAACAGTATCTCCTTCACGGACAAGGTTTGGATTATGATGAACTGGCTTTGATAGAACCGCTTGCCATTGCAGCACACGGTGTTCGCAGGGCAGCTGTAAAAGCAACCGATACTGTTTTAGTAATGGGAGCAGGACCAATCGGATTAGGATTGATCCAGTTTGCAAAAATTGCCGGGGCTAAAGTGATTGTTATGGATATCAATGAATACCGCCTTAATTTTTGTAAAGAAGCGCTTCAGGCAGATGAAACTATAAACCCGCTGCACGATGATGTTGCTGCAAAATTAGCAGAACTGACCAATGGTGATATGGCCAATGTGGTGATTGATGCGACCGGAAATCAAAAAGTGATGAACAGTGCTTTCAATTACATTTCTCATGGCGGTCGATTTGTTTTGGTGGGACTTCAAAAAGGAGAACTGAGTTTCAGTCATCCTGATTTCCATAAAAGAGAATCTACTTTGATGAGCAGCCGAAATGCGACCATCGAAGATTTTGAATATGTAATGCAATGCCTGAAAGAAGGTAAAATCGACCCTAAAAAATACATCACTCACCGTGCTGATTTTACAGACATGATTGGTGAATTTGAAAAATGGATTGATCCAAAAAACAATACTATTAAAGCAATCATAGAATTGAATTAA
- a CDS encoding fumarylacetoacetate hydrolase family protein yields the protein MKLIRFGAVGKEKPGVIIGEKRYDVSSIVSDFNEAFFDENGLEKLKKALESNPVLPEVSADVRLGSPVARPSKIICIGLNYVDHCHETGAPIPAEPIIFFKSTTSLCGPNDDLIIPKNSEKTDWEIELAFVVGKKASYVEEAEALDYVAGYALLNDYSERAFQIEMGGQWAKGKGCDTFAPLGPFLATQDEIADVNNIPMWLTVNGKKFQDSNTLNLVFKIPFLVHYLSQFMTLMPGDIISTGTPPGVGLGIKPDPIYIKPGDVIELGMEGLGSSRQVAKAYSK from the coding sequence ATGAAATTAATACGTTTTGGAGCTGTAGGAAAAGAAAAGCCAGGAGTTATTATTGGAGAGAAACGATATGATGTATCTTCAATTGTTTCAGATTTTAATGAAGCTTTTTTTGATGAAAACGGTTTAGAAAAATTAAAAAAAGCATTGGAAAGCAATCCGGTTTTGCCAGAAGTGAGTGCCGATGTCCGTTTGGGTTCTCCAGTAGCGAGACCTTCAAAAATAATCTGTATTGGATTGAATTATGTAGATCACTGTCATGAAACAGGTGCGCCGATTCCAGCAGAACCAATTATCTTTTTCAAATCAACGACTTCTTTATGCGGTCCAAATGATGATTTGATTATCCCAAAAAACAGTGAAAAAACAGACTGGGAAATCGAATTGGCATTTGTTGTAGGCAAAAAAGCAAGTTATGTAGAAGAAGCAGAAGCTTTGGATTATGTAGCAGGTTATGCTTTATTAAACGATTACAGCGAAAGAGCTTTTCAGATAGAAATGGGCGGACAATGGGCAAAAGGAAAAGGATGCGATACGTTTGCGCCTCTTGGGCCATTCCTTGCTACTCAGGATGAAATTGCCGATGTAAATAATATTCCGATGTGGTTAACTGTAAATGGTAAAAAATTCCAGGATAGCAATACATTGAACTTAGTTTTCAAAATTCCATTTTTAGTACATTATCTAAGCCAGTTTATGACTTTAATGCCTGGTGATATTATTAGTACAGGAACGCCTCCGGGAGTTGGATTAGGAATCAAGCCAGATCCAATTTATATCAAGCCCGGTGATGTTATTGAGTTAGGCATGGAAGGTTTAGGATCCAGCAGACAGGTAGCAAAAGCATATAGTAAATAA
- a CDS encoding SDR family NAD(P)-dependent oxidoreductase, with protein MFSLQNKKAVVTGGGSGIGRAIAALFAKQGAEVHIIDLTIESAQEAVDDIKQLGGKVFSYACNVANQKEVTDTFEKIGNFNILVNNAGIAHVGKVDTTPEADFDRVMNVNVKGVYNCLYAAIPQFRLSGGGVILNMASIAAWVGIPDRFAYSTAKGAVMAMTLSVARDYINEGIRCNSISPARVHTPFVDGFINKNYPGKEAEIFEKLSKSQPIGRMGKPDEVAALALYLCSDEAGFITGSDYPIDGGFIKLNN; from the coding sequence ATGTTTTCATTACAAAATAAAAAAGCAGTAGTAACAGGAGGAGGCAGCGGTATTGGGAGAGCCATAGCTGCGCTGTTTGCTAAACAGGGAGCCGAGGTTCATATTATCGATTTAACAATCGAAAGTGCTCAGGAGGCTGTTGATGATATTAAACAATTGGGCGGAAAAGTATTTTCTTATGCCTGTAATGTAGCTAATCAAAAAGAAGTTACCGATACATTTGAAAAAATAGGAAACTTCAATATTTTGGTTAATAATGCCGGAATTGCGCACGTTGGAAAAGTTGATACGACACCAGAAGCCGATTTCGACCGAGTGATGAATGTAAATGTAAAAGGAGTTTATAATTGTCTGTACGCAGCAATTCCGCAATTTAGACTGTCAGGCGGCGGTGTAATTTTGAATATGGCTTCAATTGCAGCATGGGTTGGTATACCTGACCGTTTTGCATACTCAACTGCAAAAGGAGCTGTAATGGCTATGACTCTGTCGGTTGCGAGAGATTATATCAATGAAGGCATCCGCTGTAATTCGATTTCTCCTGCGAGAGTTCACACGCCTTTTGTTGATGGTTTTATCAATAAAAATTATCCGGGAAAAGAAGCTGAAATTTTCGAAAAATTATCAAAATCCCAGCCAATCGGAAGAATGGGCAAACCAGATGAAGTTGCGGCTTTAGCACTGTATTTGTGCAGTGATGAAGCAGGTTTTATTACTGGTTCAGATTACCCTATTGACGGAGGATTTATCAAATTAAATAATTAA
- a CDS encoding glycoside hydrolase family 88/105 protein: MNNSLKIIFFVRTSVMLALLVFSGHIMAQKTETEAVSGKQKNEISDKLKWSERMALTLMNRHPQSYMIDDAKNPHWDYVHGLVLYAFEELNKQKKEPKYAAYIKGYADDLIDGEGNIKTYEPDTYNIDNITAGRLLFDLYKKTNDKRYLTAMQTLRRQLENQPRTASGGFWHKKIYPNQMWLDGLYMGEPFYAQYTAVFENGKFFDDIAKQFELIQMHATDKKTGLLYHAWDESKAMPWANKETGVSPNFWSRSIGWYVMALVDVLDYFPKEHPKRKELIAYLNAVSNALIKFQDKKSGMWYQVTDMGSRKGNYLESSGTAMFAYAFAKGVNKGYLPKKFKNFANKAFDGLTSQSIVIDSKGEVELTNACAVAGLGGNPYRDGSYEYYINERKKNNDPKATGPFILAALELNR, from the coding sequence ATGAATAATTCATTAAAAATCATTTTTTTTGTAAGGACAAGTGTGATGCTTGCTTTGTTAGTGTTCAGCGGCCACATTATGGCTCAAAAAACCGAAACCGAAGCAGTTTCAGGAAAACAGAAAAATGAAATTTCGGATAAACTGAAATGGTCTGAAAGAATGGCTTTGACACTGATGAACCGCCATCCGCAGTCCTATATGATAGACGATGCAAAAAATCCGCATTGGGATTACGTACACGGATTGGTTTTGTATGCTTTTGAAGAATTGAATAAGCAGAAAAAGGAACCAAAATATGCTGCCTATATAAAAGGTTATGCAGATGATTTAATTGATGGAGAAGGAAATATCAAAACGTATGAGCCGGATACTTATAATATTGATAATATAACTGCAGGAAGATTACTGTTTGATTTGTATAAGAAGACAAACGATAAGCGATATTTAACCGCAATGCAGACTTTACGCAGGCAGTTAGAAAATCAGCCAAGAACAGCAAGCGGGGGATTTTGGCATAAAAAAATATATCCAAACCAAATGTGGCTGGATGGATTATATATGGGAGAACCATTTTATGCTCAGTATACAGCAGTTTTTGAAAATGGAAAATTCTTTGACGACATAGCCAAACAATTTGAATTAATCCAAATGCATGCCACTGATAAAAAAACAGGATTGCTTTACCATGCCTGGGACGAAAGCAAAGCCATGCCATGGGCGAATAAAGAGACTGGTGTTTCACCAAATTTTTGGTCGAGATCTATTGGCTGGTATGTGATGGCTTTGGTTGATGTATTGGATTATTTTCCCAAAGAACATCCGAAAAGAAAAGAATTAATTGCTTATTTAAATGCTGTTTCAAATGCATTGATTAAATTTCAGGACAAAAAATCGGGTATGTGGTATCAGGTAACTGACATGGGAAGCAGAAAAGGTAATTATTTAGAATCTTCGGGTACTGCTATGTTTGCTTATGCTTTTGCAAAAGGAGTGAACAAAGGCTACCTGCCTAAAAAATTCAAAAACTTTGCCAATAAAGCATTTGACGGATTGACTTCACAATCGATAGTAATTGACTCTAAAGGCGAAGTAGAATTGACTAATGCCTGTGCTGTAGCAGGTTTGGGCGGTAATCCTTATCGCGATGGTTCGTACGAATATTATATTAACGAAAGAAAGAAAAATAATGACCCGAAAGCGACAGGGCCTTTTATTTTGGCAGCTTTAGAATTGAATAGATAA